AGGGGTCAAGGAAGCTATGCCCGCACGAGGTCAGTAGTCGCGGGGGTCGAGGGCGTCGCGCAGGCCGTCGCCGGCCAGGTTGAACGACAGGGCCAGCGAGAAGATCGCCACCCCCGGCCAGAGGGCCATCCAGGGGGCGGATTCGAGGAACTGCTGCGCGGTGTTGAGCATGGTGCCCCAGCTGGGTGCCGGCGGCTGGACGCCGAGCCCGAGGAAGGACAGGATGGCCTCGGCGATGATGGCGGTGGGGATGGACACCGTGGCCTGCACGAGGATCGCGCTGAGGATGTTGGGGATGATGTGCAGCCCCATCAGGCGGACGTCCCCCGCCCCCAGCGCCCGCGCCCCCTGCACGTAGTCCTCCTCGCGCACGGACAGCACGAGGCCGCGCGTGAGCCGGATGTAGGTCGGCGTTGCGCCCAGCGCGATGGCCAGGGTCGCGTTGGTCAGCGAGGGGCCCAGGATCGTGACCAGGCCGATGGCCAGGATCAGGAAGGGAAACGACAGCCAGGCATCGGTCAACCGCATGATGAGCTGGTCGAGGGCGCCCCGGTAGAAGCCCGACACGAGCCCCACGGGGACCCCGGCGAGAATGGCCAGCAGGATCGAGAAGACCCCCGCCTGCATGGAGATGCGCGCCCCCCACACCACCCGCGAGAAGGTGTCCCGCCCCAGATCGTCGGTGCCGAAGAAGTGAGCCAGGGACGGCGGCTTGCGGATCTGGCTCCAGTTCGACTGCACGGGGTCAGTGGTGGCGATCCAGGGCGCGCCCAGGGCCATCGCCGTGAACAACAGCACGATCACGGCGCCGGCCACCGAGACCGGCCGGCGTCGGAGGCGCCGCCAGGCTCGGCGCAGAGGGCCTGCGGGCGCCAGGTCCGTCGTTCGTGGCAGATCCAGGGCCGCCGTGGTCACCGGGCCCTCAGCGCTCACCGGCGCTCCTCACGCGAATCCGTGGATTCAGGAGCGAGTACGAGACATCGACGAACAGGTTGATGACGACGTACGCGCTGGCCGAGATCAGCACCACTCCCTGCACCAGCGGATAGTCCCGCGTGAAGACCGCCTCGACGATGAGGCGACCGAACCCGGGCACGACGAAGATCTGCTCGGTGACGACCGCGCCGCCCATGAGCGCGCCCATCTGCAGACCCAGGATGGTGACGACCGGAAGCAGGGCGTTGCGGATGGCGTGGCGGAAGACCACCCCATGCTGAGCCAGCCCCTTGGCGCGGGCCGTGCGGATGTAGTCGGCGCTCAACACCTCGATCATCGCGTTGCGGGTCTGGCGCATGAGGACGGCGGCGAGGGAGGTCCCCAGGACCACCGCGGGCATGATCATTCGCTGCAGGTTGGCCGCCAGGTCCTCCCACCACGGGACGAAGCCGGAGGCGGGCAGCCAGCCCAGGCGCACCGACAGGAGCAGAATCAGCATGATGCCGAGCCAGAAGTTGGGTACCGACACGCCACCCAGCGACAACGCGCTGGCCAGCATGTCCCAGGCGCTGTTCCGGCGCACGGCGGCGAAGACGCCGGCCGGGATGGCGATGCTCACGGCTACCAGGATGGCCAGGCCGGTCAGCTCGATGGTGATGGGAAGCTTCTGGGCGATCGTCGCGGCTACCGACTCGCGCGTGCGAATCGACTCGCCCAGATCCCCCTGCACCGCCAGCCCGATCCAGCGCAGGTACTGAACGGGCAGCGGGTCGTCCAGGCCGTACTTTTCCCGGATTTCCTCCAGCCCGGCCTCGTCGGCCTCGGTGCCGGCCATCACCCGGGCCGGGTCACCGGGGATGGCCCGGACCCCGGCGAACACGATCAGGCTGATCACGAACAGGGTGACGACCGAGATGAAGGCCCGGCGGACCAGCACCTGCAGCACCGCGGCCCTACCGGCCCGTCGTCACCCCGTCCGCAGTGTCACTCCCAGGACGTCCCCTTGATTCGAATGAGGCCGTCGGGCACGGGCTGGTAGCCCTTGAGGTTCTTGGCGTACGCCAGGAGGTAGTTGGGGTGG
The sequence above is drawn from the Candidatus Methylomirabilota bacterium genome and encodes:
- a CDS encoding ABC transporter permease — its product is MDLPRTTDLAPAGPLRRAWRRLRRRPVSVAGAVIVLLFTAMALGAPWIATTDPVQSNWSQIRKPPSLAHFFGTDDLGRDTFSRVVWGARISMQAGVFSILLAILAGVPVGLVSGFYRGALDQLIMRLTDAWLSFPFLILAIGLVTILGPSLTNATLAIALGATPTYIRLTRGLVLSVREEDYVQGARALGAGDVRLMGLHIIPNILSAILVQATVSIPTAIIAEAILSFLGLGVQPPAPSWGTMLNTAQQFLESAPWMALWPGVAIFSLALSFNLAGDGLRDALDPRDY
- a CDS encoding ABC transporter permease gives rise to the protein MLQVLVRRAFISVVTLFVISLIVFAGVRAIPGDPARVMAGTEADEAGLEEIREKYGLDDPLPVQYLRWIGLAVQGDLGESIRTRESVAATIAQKLPITIELTGLAILVAVSIAIPAGVFAAVRRNSAWDMLASALSLGGVSVPNFWLGIMLILLLSVRLGWLPASGFVPWWEDLAANLQRMIMPAVVLGTSLAAVLMRQTRNAMIEVLSADYIRTARAKGLAQHGVVFRHAIRNALLPVVTILGLQMGALMGGAVVTEQIFVVPGFGRLIVEAVFTRDYPLVQGVVLISASAYVVINLFVDVSYSLLNPRIRVRSAGER